The following proteins are encoded in a genomic region of Oryctolagus cuniculus chromosome 6, mOryCun1.1, whole genome shotgun sequence:
- the CAMLG gene encoding guided entry of tail-anchored proteins factor CAMLG isoform X1: MDGRMEPVTVAADGGDRPGAPAGSGMSASQRRAELRRRKLLMNSEQRINRIMGFHRPGSGAEEESQAKSKQQDGDRLNALGIPSVSKRVVLGDSVGAGAVDQHGSAAEVRGDALDSLIPPPECPDDLNLELRLRSRGELAADAVQRASRHGLEQYLSRFEEAMKLRRQLTSEKPSQEDGSAAEEFDSFRIFRLVGCALLALAVRAFVCKYLSIFAPFLTLQLAYMGLYKYFPKSEKKVKTTVLTAALLLSGIPAEVINRSMDTYSKMGEVFTDLCVYFFTFIFCHELLGYWGSEVP, from the exons ATGGATGGGCGGATGGAGCCGGTGACCGTCGCTGCCGACGGCGGGGACCGACCGGGGGCCCCGGCAGGGTCCGGCATGTCGGCTTCTCAGCGTCGGGCCGAGCTGCGGCGGCGAAAGCTGCTGATGAACTCGGAACAGCGCATCAACCGCATCATGGGTTTCCACAGGCCCGGGAGCGGCGCGG AAGAAGAGAGCCAAGCAAAATCGAAGCAGCAGGACGGTGACAGGCTGAACGCCCTCGGCATTCCTTCCGTCTCCAAGCGCGTGGTGCTGGGCGATTCAGTTGGTGCGGGAGCGGTGGACCAGCACGGCAGTGCGGCCGAGGTCCGGGGGGACGCGCTGGACTCTTTGATTCCGCCGCCCGAGTGCCCCGACGACCTGAACCTGGAGCTCCGGCTGCGCAGCAGAGGGGAGCTGGCCGCGGACGCCGTGCAGAGGGCCTCTCGCCACGGGCTGGAGCAGTACCTTTCCAGGTTCGAGGAAGCAATGAAGCTGCGGAGGCAGCTGACCAGCGAGAAGCCCAGTCAGGAGGACGGGAGCGCGGCAGAGGAGTTTGACTCTTTTCGAATATTTAGATTGGTGGGATGTGCTCTCCTCGCTCTTGCAGTCCGAGCTTTCGTTTGCAAATACTTG TCCATATTTGCTCCATTTCTTACTTTACAACTTGCGTACATGGGACTGTACAAATATTTTCCCAAG AGTGAAAAGAAGGTCAAGACCACAGTGCTAACAGCCGCACTTCTGCTGTCTGGAATTCCTGCTGAAGTGATAAATCGATCGATGGATACCTACAGCAAGATGGGGGAAGTCTTCACAGATCTCTGCGTCTACTTCTTCACGTTTATCTTCTGTCATGAACTGCTTGGCTACTGGGGCTCGGAAGTGCCGTGA
- the CAMLG gene encoding guided entry of tail-anchored proteins factor CAMLG isoform X2, with protein MDGRMEPVTVAADGGDRPGAPAGSGMSASQRRAELRRRKLLMNSEQRINRIMGFHRPGSGAEEESQAKSKQQDGDRLNALGIPSVSKRVVLGDSVGAGAVDQHGSAAEVRGDALDSLIPPPECPDDLNLELRLRSRGELAADAVQRASRHGLEQYLSRFEEAMKLRRQLTSEKPSQEDGSAAEEFDSFRIFRLVGCALLALAVRAFVCKYLSEKKVKTTVLTAALLLSGIPAEVINRSMDTYSKMGEVFTDLCVYFFTFIFCHELLGYWGSEVP; from the exons ATGGATGGGCGGATGGAGCCGGTGACCGTCGCTGCCGACGGCGGGGACCGACCGGGGGCCCCGGCAGGGTCCGGCATGTCGGCTTCTCAGCGTCGGGCCGAGCTGCGGCGGCGAAAGCTGCTGATGAACTCGGAACAGCGCATCAACCGCATCATGGGTTTCCACAGGCCCGGGAGCGGCGCGG AAGAAGAGAGCCAAGCAAAATCGAAGCAGCAGGACGGTGACAGGCTGAACGCCCTCGGCATTCCTTCCGTCTCCAAGCGCGTGGTGCTGGGCGATTCAGTTGGTGCGGGAGCGGTGGACCAGCACGGCAGTGCGGCCGAGGTCCGGGGGGACGCGCTGGACTCTTTGATTCCGCCGCCCGAGTGCCCCGACGACCTGAACCTGGAGCTCCGGCTGCGCAGCAGAGGGGAGCTGGCCGCGGACGCCGTGCAGAGGGCCTCTCGCCACGGGCTGGAGCAGTACCTTTCCAGGTTCGAGGAAGCAATGAAGCTGCGGAGGCAGCTGACCAGCGAGAAGCCCAGTCAGGAGGACGGGAGCGCGGCAGAGGAGTTTGACTCTTTTCGAATATTTAGATTGGTGGGATGTGCTCTCCTCGCTCTTGCAGTCCGAGCTTTCGTTTGCAAATACTTG AGTGAAAAGAAGGTCAAGACCACAGTGCTAACAGCCGCACTTCTGCTGTCTGGAATTCCTGCTGAAGTGATAAATCGATCGATGGATACCTACAGCAAGATGGGGGAAGTCTTCACAGATCTCTGCGTCTACTTCTTCACGTTTATCTTCTGTCATGAACTGCTTGGCTACTGGGGCTCGGAAGTGCCGTGA